Proteins encoded in a region of the Streptomyces sp. PCS3-D2 genome:
- a CDS encoding PP2C family protein-serine/threonine phosphatase — translation MAIVAVADVTAGPGVGLLPLVSLGPAFAGLAGSWRRTAAIGAAAMALCCALGLYDGLFQNRRGYTALTAVAGVTVAGIAAALVRGRQERELASVRTIAEAAQRVLLRPVPRSAGHLRAAVSYTSAVAEARIGGDLYEVVPVPGGGVRVIIGDVQGKGLEAVETAATVLGAFREAAHDEPHLTGVGARVDRAVLRTLGSDGYGEKFVTALLAEITEAGGVVFLNYGHAPAMLLRPSRPPAFPEPPQPAPPLGLAWSAADGPQPYSIDFGPGDQLLLYTDGVSEARDTDGVFYPLGERSGLLSDPDPQQALDALREDVVAYAGGPLHDDAAMLLLRCRQDAGVGPVGRSDEAPAPA, via the coding sequence ATGGCCATCGTCGCGGTGGCGGACGTCACCGCGGGACCGGGAGTGGGACTGCTGCCCCTGGTCTCGCTCGGGCCGGCCTTCGCCGGCCTCGCGGGCAGTTGGCGCCGTACGGCCGCCATCGGCGCGGCGGCGATGGCCCTGTGCTGCGCTCTGGGTCTCTACGACGGCCTCTTCCAGAACCGCCGCGGCTACACCGCCCTGACCGCGGTCGCCGGGGTGACCGTCGCCGGCATCGCCGCGGCCCTGGTCCGCGGACGTCAGGAGCGCGAGCTCGCAAGCGTCCGCACCATTGCGGAGGCGGCTCAGCGGGTACTGCTGCGGCCGGTGCCGCGCAGCGCCGGGCACCTGCGCGCCGCGGTCTCCTACACCTCCGCCGTCGCGGAGGCCCGGATCGGCGGGGATCTGTACGAGGTCGTTCCGGTGCCCGGGGGTGGCGTCCGTGTGATCATCGGAGACGTCCAGGGCAAGGGGCTGGAGGCGGTCGAGACGGCGGCGACCGTGCTCGGCGCGTTCCGCGAAGCCGCGCACGACGAGCCGCACCTGACCGGTGTCGGCGCCCGGGTGGACCGGGCGGTTCTGCGCACCCTGGGAAGCGACGGTTACGGGGAGAAGTTCGTCACGGCGCTGCTCGCGGAGATAACGGAAGCCGGCGGGGTCGTCTTCCTCAACTACGGTCACGCGCCGGCCATGCTCCTGCGCCCGTCCCGCCCCCCGGCCTTCCCCGAACCCCCTCAGCCCGCTCCGCCGCTCGGCCTGGCCTGGAGTGCCGCGGACGGCCCCCAGCCCTACAGCATCGACTTCGGCCCTGGAGACCAACTGCTCCTCTACACGGACGGCGTCTCGGAGGCCCGCGACACCGATGGCGTCTTCTACCCCCTGGGGGAGCGGAGCGGGCTGCTGTCGGACCCGGATCCCCAGCAGGCTCTCGACGCGCTGCGCGAGGATGTCGTGGCCTACGCCGGCGGGCCCCTGCACGACGACGCGGCCATGCTGTTGCTGCGGTGCCGGCAGGACGCGGGCGTCGGACCGGTGGGCCGGTCGGACGAGGCACCGGCGCCGGCCTGA
- a CDS encoding MarR family winged helix-turn-helix transcriptional regulator produces MTDLPRAEASPFGVDDTDDVDDVTRALLTASRLLVAVSARSLAAAEDKVTLAQFRMLVVLATRGAAKLVVLADALGVNPSTAMRMVDRLITAGLADRRPNPENRRETILTATPAGLRLVEEVTARRREEIAAIAARIDPGQRTALVSALTAFNAAGGEPPVSKGDRPLFPLGWSDTSGRRDGKSA; encoded by the coding sequence ATGACCGATCTCCCGCGCGCCGAAGCTTCTCCGTTCGGCGTGGATGACACCGATGACGTGGACGACGTGACCCGGGCGTTGCTGACGGCCTCACGGCTCCTCGTGGCGGTTTCCGCCCGCTCACTGGCGGCCGCCGAGGACAAGGTCACGCTCGCGCAGTTCCGGATGCTGGTGGTGCTGGCCACGCGCGGGGCGGCGAAGCTGGTGGTGCTCGCGGACGCCCTGGGCGTCAATCCCTCGACGGCGATGCGCATGGTCGATCGGCTCATCACGGCGGGACTGGCGGACCGGCGGCCCAATCCCGAGAACCGCCGCGAGACCATACTGACGGCGACACCGGCCGGACTGCGGCTCGTGGAAGAGGTCACGGCCCGGCGCAGGGAGGAGATCGCGGCCATCGCCGCGCGTATCGACCCCGGTCAGCGCACCGCACTGGTCAGCGCGCTCACCGCGTTCAACGCCGCCGGGGGAGAGCCGCCCGTGTCCAAAGGGGACAGGCCGCTTTTCCCTCTCGGATGGAGCGACACATCCGGCCGCAGGGATGGGAAGTCGGCCTAG